In Xenopus tropicalis strain Nigerian chromosome 5, UCB_Xtro_10.0, whole genome shotgun sequence, one genomic interval encodes:
- the cnr1 gene encoding cannabinoid receptor 1 — translation MGGFADTTFRTITTDFLNMGPNDVQYDDSKRGISSKSDYFPPKLSSLRGDPLRKIPLDTLDQINATDFYNKSIFKDNEECGKNFMDMECFMILTPSQQLVIAALSIILGTFTVLENMLVLVVILQSRSLRCRPSYHFIGSLAVADLLGSVIFVYSFVDFHVFHRKDSPNVFLFKLGGVTASFTASVGSLFLTAIDRYISIHRPLSYKRIVTRTKAVIAFCMMWTIAIVIAVLPLFGWNCKKLRSVCSDIFPLIDETYLMFWIGVTSVLLLFIVYAYMYILWKAHTHAVRMLQRGTQKSIIVHTSEDGKVHITRPDQTRMDIRLAKTLVLILVVLIICWGPLMAIMVYDVFGKINKTIKTVFAFCSVLCLLNSTVNPIIYALRSKDLRSAFCSMFPSCEGTAQPLDNSMESDCQNRHVNNSNVHRAAESCIKSTVKIAKVTMSVSTDTSAEAV, via the coding sequence ATGGGTGGCTTTGCAGACACCACATTCCGGACAATTACAACTGACTTTCTGAACATGGGTCCAAATGACGTTCAATATGATGACTCAAAAAGAGGTATATCCTCCAAATCGGACTATTTTCCTCCAAAACTGTCCTCTCTGAGAGGTGATCCCTTACGCAAAATTCCTTTGGATACTTTGGATCAAATAAATGCAACTGATTTTTATAACAAATCAATTTTCAAAGACAATGAAGAATGTGGGAAAAACTTTATGGACATGGAGTGCTTCATGATTCTTACCCCAAGTCAACAACTGGTGATAGCAGCTCTTTCAATAATCCTGGGCACATTCACAGTCTTGGAGAACATGCTAGTTCTGGTTGTCATCTTGCAGTCTCGTAGTCTAAGATGTAGGCCCTCCTACCATTTCATTGGCAGCTTGGCAGTAGCTGATCTGCTTGGCAGTGTAATTTTTGTCTACAGCTTTGTTGACTTTCATGTTTTTCATCGAAAAGACAGCCCTAATGTTTTTCTATTCAAACTTGGAGGTGTCACGGCCTCTTTTACAGCCTCTGTTGGCAGTCTTTTCCTAACTGCAATAGACAGGTACATATCCATACATAGGCCATTGTCTTACAAAAGGATAGTCACAAGGACAAAGGCTGTCATTGCTTTTTGCATGATGTGGACAATAGCTATTGTAATAGCAGTTCTTCCCCTGTTTGGGTGGAACTGCAAGAAATTGAGATCTGTTTGCTCTGATATTTTTCCTCTAATCGATGAAACATATCTAATGTTTTGGATCGGAGTCACAAGTGTTCTACTGTTATTTATTGtgtatgcatatatgtatatattgtggaaAGCTCACACCCATGCTGTGCGGATGCTTCAACGTGGCACACAAAAGAGCATTATAGTCCACACCTCAGAAGATGGAAAAGTGCATATTACAAGACCGGATCAGACTCGGATGGATATTAGGTTAGCCAAGACCTTGGTCCTAATTTTAGTAGTATTAATCATTTGTTGGGGCCCCCTTATGGCAATCATGGTATATGACGTATTTGGGAAGATTAACAAAACTATCAAGACAGTGTTTGCGTTCTGCAGTGTCCTTTGCTTACTTAATTCAACTGTGAATCCTATCATCTATGCCCTTCGAAGTAAAGACTTGAGAAGTGCTTTCTGCAGCATGTTCCCATCATGCGAGGGGACTGCGCAACCTCTTGACAATAGCATGGAGTCTGACTGTCAGAACAGACATGTAAACAATAGTAATGTTCACAGAGCAGCTGAGAGCTGCATTAAAAGCACCGTTAAGATTGCCAAAGTTACTATGTCTGTATCAACAGACACCTCTGCAGAAGCAGTGTAA